The following is a genomic window from Nitrosomonas communis.
ATCGCAGAGCGAATTGGCTTAGTGCATGACCATGCCGACGTTATCACGGGAAAACAGCTCGAACGCCTCACTGACGAGCAATTAAGCGGCCAGGTAAACCATACGCAAATTTATGCGCGAGTCTCACCGCAGCAGAAAATACGGCTAGTACAACTTTTACAGCAGCGTGGTGAGTATGTCGCTATGACCGGAGATGGGGTAAATGATGCCCCAGCTCTGAAAAAAGCGGATATCGGTATCGCCATGGGTGAAAAAGGCACGGATGTTGCGCGAGAAGCTGCTGATATGGTGCTGATGGATGATAATTTTGCTACGATAGTACGTGCTATCCGTGAAGGACGACGGATTTATGACAATATTCGCAAGTTTATCAAGTATGCGATGACGGGTAACTCAGGCGAAATCTGGACATTGTTTCTGGCACCGATTCTCGGGTTGCCGCTACCGCTGCTCCCTATACATATATTATGGATTAATCTGGTAACCGATGGTCTACCCGGTTTAGCATTGGGTCAAGAGAAAGCAGAAGAAAATATCATGCAGCGTCCACCGCGCCATCCGCAGGAAAGTATTTTTGCACATGGTATGTGGCAACACATTTTATGGATCGGATTGTTGATTGGTGCCTTGTCATTGTTTACTCAAGCATGGGCTATTCAAAATAATATTGAAAACTGGCAGACAATGGTCTTTACCGTTCTAACGTTTTCGCAGTTGATCCACGTCTTGGCGGTCCGCTCGGAAGCACAATCGTTGTTTACCATCGGCTGGTTAACAAATCCAGCCCTGATTGGCACTGTACTGCTAACCATTCTGTTGCAGTTAGGTGTAATTTATATTTCTGTGTTTAACAGCATCTTTAATACCGCGCCATTATCATTAGAAGAACTTCTATTCTGCTGCACAGTACCGTGGTTAGTATTACTTGCGGTCGAGGTGGAAAAATGGCTGGTACGGCACGGCATGATTTATCGTGACTCCAATTGAGGCTGTTTGTCTATATCAGGATGAGGCATGGTTTTTGGCTGATATCTCTTTCCCCAGGCAGTGTTTCGCTAGCGTTCAATTTCTGATCCTTTATGTAAATGATGGGCGCGCTGATAAGCCAGCGCTGCGAGGGCAAGATCCCCCAAAGCCAGACCGCGAAATACAAAAGCAGTTTTCTCATCGTCAGAGCAGCGTCCAGTCATGTCATCATTAATCAGCCCTGCCAGATCACCACTCACTAGCTCGGGATCAACCAAAGGTGTAGGCATTTGCGCTTCCTGCTCGATATCATCAATAATAATGCGATCAAACGCGGGCATACTGTCTGTTAACCACGAAGCAGCCAAGTCTACCACTGCCGCAAATGCGCCTGGCTTCAGCCAGCGTGCGTCCAGAAAAGGTATAAGCTCGGGTGAGAGCGTGACAGTCGAGATTATCAGATCAGCATCTCTCACCGCTTCCCTTGCACTCTTGCTGGTGATCGCCAATAGACCCAGCTTTTCTGCTGCCTGACATAAGGCTTCCCGATTTGTGCTTCCACGACCGAATACCCGAATTTCCCTTAAAGGAAACAAATCAGCAAAGGCCTGTAAATGGCTGCGTGCCTGAGTACCGTAACCGATAAATGCAGCGGTGGAAGCATCCATCCTTGCCAGCCGCTTGGCTGCCACTGCACTTAGCCCTGCTGTACGCACAGCCGTAATCCAGTTGCCATCCATGACAGCCAGCGGCAGACCTGTATCACTATCGAGCAGAATAACCAGTGAGTTAATGTCTGGCAGACCCCGCTGCCGATTACGTGGATTGAGAATAAGTGCCTTCACAGCCAGAAAAGGGGGATCATCAGCCGCAGATAGCGTCGCCATCATATATCTTCCATCCGGTAGTGTAATAACAGCTTTCGGTGCATTCCAGACCTTGGATTGTTTGCGCCCCAGCAAAAGGTGTTCAATACTTTCGATGACATCTTTGGTCGTGAGCGCCAGGC
Proteins encoded in this region:
- a CDS encoding ornithine cyclodeaminase family protein, translated to MEHPDSLWYLSHKTLESLALTTKDVIESIEHLLLGRKQSKVWNAPKAVITLPDGRYMMATLSAADDPPFLAVKALILNPRNRQRGLPDINSLVILLDSDTGLPLAVMDGNWITAVRTAGLSAVAAKRLARMDASTAAFIGYGTQARSHLQAFADLFPLREIRVFGRGSTNREALCQAAEKLGLLAITSKSAREAVRDADLIISTVTLSPELIPFLDARWLKPGAFAAVVDLAASWLTDSMPAFDRIIIDDIEQEAQMPTPLVDPELVSGDLAGLINDDMTGRCSDDEKTAFVFRGLALGDLALAALAYQRAHHLHKGSEIER